The Gammaproteobacteria bacterium genomic sequence TGGGTAACCATGATGATGGTTTTGCCCTGCTGTTCGTTTAAGGCCGTGAGCAATTCCAGTATTTCATCACCCGATTTTCGATCCAGATCACCGGTGGGCTCATCACACAATAACAATTCAGGGTCTGTCACAATCGCCCGAGCTATGCCAACGCGTTGCTCTTGACCACCTGATAGCTCGCCCGGTTTATGCGTGGCACGATCGGACAATCCAACCAGATCCAAAGCTGCCAAGGCACGTTGTTTACGCTCCTTGCCATTTAATTTAGTCAACAATAATGGCAACTCAACATTCCGCCAGGCGTTTAAGACTGGCATCAAATTGAACATCTGGAAAACAAAACCCACATGATCGGCGCGCCACTGACTCAAACCCCGTTCGCTCAGGTCATCCACGGGCACCCCGTCAAAAGTGATGCTTCCTGAAGTTGGGCGGTCAATGCCTCCGATCATGTTCAACAAAGTTGACTTGCCAGAACCCGACGGTCCCATTAAGGCCAAGAAATCACCTTTTGGCACCTCGATACCCAAGTCATTTAAAACGTGGACGACTTCTTTGCCACGTCGAAATTCTTTATGCAGATTTTTGATTGTTAATAACATTGTGTTTTCCAGATTTAGTTATTATTTACCGAGACTATGCTGAGATCTTTCACCGCTTCCGGGTCGATGACTAATTGTTCATTACCACTCAAGCCATTCTCAAGAATGGCATTGTTCAGTGTGCGGGATGCGATGGTGACCACTTTACTACTGAGTTTGCCGCTGCTATCGACCAGCAATACTTTATCCACGCCACTTTCATTATAAAGTGTGTCTAAGGGGATACGCACTTGGGGTTTACTGTTGACAGTGCGTTGTGGCACCGGTGTATCCGACAAAAAGGTCACTTTCACACCCATGTCGGTCAGAATTCTTTTATCAAGTTGAGTAAATCCAATACGCACTTTAACCGTGGCTTTTTGGCGGTCGGCGGTCGGTACAATATTGATCACACGAGCAGGAATGGTCCAATCCGGGTAGGCATCCAGTATGGCTTCAACCTCTTGCCCGGCTTCGACTTTGTTGATGAACGACTCATTCACATCCACTTCGATTTCACGTGAACTCATATCAACAATGGTACAAATACCGGTTCGGGTTGACCCGCCGGTAGCCGCTGGCGAGATCATTTCACCCGGTTGGGCATTTTTGCTGATGACCACTCCATCGAACGGGGCACGGATGGTGTAATCCAATTGATATTGTTTTTGTAAAGCAAGATTCTGATCTGTTACCTGTATGTCAGAGCGCGCTTTACTCAAACGTGCACGTAGCGCGGATAACTCGGCCTGCGCCGTGTCCACGGCCGAGGCGGCAACCAATTGTCGTTCACGTAATGAAAGTGTGCGTTGCAGATTTTTTTGAGCCTCATCGACGCGTACTTGTATTTCTGCCAAGGCCTGCTGTGCGGCACGTTTTTGTGATTGCGCTAATGCAATTTGGGCAACCAGGATACTGTCGTCCAGTTCAGCCAGCACTTGACCGGCTTCGACTTGCATACCCTCTTCCACCATGACCTCAAGAATTTTACCGGTTACTTTAGACGACACAGTCGCCTGACGACGCGCCACCACATATCCGGAGGCATTTAATATTGCATCACTGATCTCTGTGGCATCACTTTTTGGCAGACTGACGGTGTGCACATCGACACTCACCATCTCTTGTGCTTGTTTATTCGCACCAAACCAATAGACTGCACCCGCAAATATTCCAGCAAGCATGAATAGGCCAAGCCATTTTCCCCAGTTCGATCCTTTGCGCTGATATCGCTGTGACTTATCGAGCTTCAATGCATTGAGATTGTCTTGAT encodes the following:
- a CDS encoding ABC transporter ATP-binding protein, whose protein sequence is MLLTIKNLHKEFRRGKEVVHVLNDLGIEVPKGDFLALMGPSGSGKSTLLNMIGGIDRPTSGSITFDGVPVDDLSERGLSQWRADHVGFVFQMFNLMPVLNAWRNVELPLLLTKLNGKERKQRALAALDLVGLSDRATHKPGELSGGQEQRVGIARAIVTDPELLLCDEPTGDLDRKSGDEILELLTALNEQQGKTIIMVTHDIRAAEQAKRILYMEDGRISSQRNI
- a CDS encoding efflux RND transporter periplasmic adaptor subunit, which codes for MALDQDNLNALKLDKSQRYQRKGSNWGKWLGLFMLAGIFAGAVYWFGANKQAQEMVSVDVHTVSLPKSDATEISDAILNASGYVVARRQATVSSKVTGKILEVMVEEGMQVEAGQVLAELDDSILVAQIALAQSQKRAAQQALAEIQVRVDEAQKNLQRTLSLRERQLVAASAVDTAQAELSALRARLSKARSDIQVTDQNLALQKQYQLDYTIRAPFDGVVISKNAQPGEMISPAATGGSTRTGICTIVDMSSREIEVDVNESFINKVEAGQEVEAILDAYPDWTIPARVINIVPTADRQKATVKVRIGFTQLDKRILTDMGVKVTFLSDTPVPQRTVNSKPQVRIPLDTLYNESGVDKVLLVDSSGKLSSKVVTIASRTLNNAILENGLSGNEQLVIDPEAVKDLSIVSVNNN